Proteins encoded within one genomic window of Syntrophobacterales bacterium:
- a CDS encoding TetR/AcrR family transcriptional regulator: MRGFQTFKNSANLSSEQICSEFLNANREQIRIKKDETAVRNLVRIFDSTLALSSSKGFQAMSVRDLAREANLSMGALYSYFKSKEELLAMIRSFGSRLMNTALSGEIRSDSAPGERLVQAIEAHLYMSEIMKPWFYFNYMEAKNLRREEQKKAIEMELYTEGIFVEIIKDGIAAGCFRAIEPTLTAAVLKAMLQDWYLKPWKYQKRAVSVEDYARFLIEMMDHFLKES, from the coding sequence ATGCGCGGTTTCCAGACATTCAAAAATTCGGCGAACCTCTCCAGCGAGCAGATCTGCAGTGAGTTCCTGAACGCAAACCGAGAGCAGATCCGGATAAAGAAGGATGAAACCGCGGTCCGCAACCTTGTCCGAATCTTCGACTCAACGCTTGCGCTCAGCAGCAGCAAGGGCTTTCAGGCGATGAGCGTGCGCGATCTGGCCCGCGAGGCGAACCTCAGCATGGGGGCGCTCTATTCATACTTCAAAAGCAAGGAAGAACTGCTCGCCATGATCCGCAGCTTCGGCAGCCGGCTGATGAATACGGCGCTATCAGGCGAGATAAGATCGGATTCCGCTCCCGGAGAACGGCTGGTTCAGGCGATCGAGGCCCATCTATACATGAGCGAAATCATGAAGCCCTGGTTCTACTTCAATTACATGGAGGCCAAAAACCTCCGGCGGGAGGAGCAGAAAAAGGCCATCGAGATGGAGCTATACACAGAGGGCATCTTTGTGGAAATCATCAAAGACGGGATCGCGGCGGGATGTTTCCGGGCGATTGAGCCAACCCTGACCGCCGCGGTTTTAAAGGCGATGCTTCAGGACTGGTACCTGAAGCCCTGGAAATACCAGAAACGCGCCGTCTCGGTGGAAGACTACGCCCGTTTTCTGATTGAAATGATGGACCATTTTCTGAAGGAAAGCTGA